From the genome of Silurus meridionalis isolate SWU-2019-XX chromosome 12, ASM1480568v1, whole genome shotgun sequence, one region includes:
- the si:ch211-149e23.4 gene encoding uncharacterized protein si:ch211-149e23.4: MLFPIFVTFGLIINLHQSLGHQDLILGEIIIERHVTGVLGEEVNLHCLYTGKLNVSHSFWKRRDSTGQRAKLLAGYKNGKPFAKDNFSTPASITNLTVKMDINSLEAAGVYTCLFSIDDDEIMETVILSVIARPHVSTHAEEEVLNGIHYQSIFCSSSNAKPNATLHWDIHGAPPSEDIFKIHNTHSKLPNDTYSTVSMLRFPIDLNSESSVACVIQHPAFTEPSTTVINLQTFVSPNISMEVALTEKEGKAVFEVICSAKGGRPHPSITWIQPESADTSCSANFVNFELVSSSQCFPLDVYEGKNITCVFGYSLLAALEKTITLPTYYLTTLHLTNSSIRMDHLNNSNLLILKEEDGDIRVGIEVLGNVPRYEINCTKDGEPLSEYGYVDSIGLMIRGPVRANHAGIYQCQAFYYKHTASLQFEIDVKTKFREPAPIKVTLTSNTSWENGFEYSELKCMADNVSPDAKITWETGNCSNGISASKHGNVVFGSQQDNGVVWSTVWLPIYSYAGCTVICEVLYHSSLEKPVQKSIDIPLIEPPRSHVNVSLQRDSTHWTAVCKSVEAIANISWVISDTNITALPLVINKTIEGNKVLLTCIYKFNLKQHEGKFLTCVIQNVYGEIRRTIHVPHFVISSIVVCNKTIPHAKHTGLHRVAIQENVSNQRIIFRVNGNASSLSNIKCFRSNGLSAQTQGMALVFPQQVSESDAGLYTCFSSWSNHNATVTVLVEVTSQEIHSSIVMLILICFSSAVAITLILMVVLCIFCKRNKEVQCSNQDWKKRESLAALMQDQRSPEVKKAKGQGQEYAELVHYSIVIDVKSMV; this comes from the exons atgTTATTTCCAATATTTGTGACATTTGGACTCATCATTAATCTTCATCAGAGCTTGGGACATCAAG ATTTGATCTTAGGAGAGATCATTATTGAACGCCATGTGACAGGAGTGTTGGGAGAGGAAGTAAACCTGCATTGTTTGTACACTGGCAAACTCAACGTCAGTCATTCCTTTTGGAAGCGCCGTGATTCAACAGGGCAAAGGGCAAAGTTGTTGGCAGGATACAAAAATGGCAAACCATTTGCAAAAGACAACTTCTCCACTCCAGCATCTATCACTAATCTTACTGTGAAAATGGATATAAACAGCTTAGAGGCAGCTGGAGTTTACACATGTTTGTTCAGCATAGATGATGATGAAATTATGGAAACAGTAATCCTTAGTGTCATTG CTCGGCCCCATGTGAGCACCCATGCAGAGGAAGAAGTTCTGAATGGTATTCACTACCAAAGCATCTTCTGTTCATCTTCTAACGCCAAGCCCAATGCGACTCTCCATTGGGACATTCATGGGGCACCACCCAGTGAGGACATTTTCAAaatccacaacacacactccaaactGCCAAATGACACATACAGTACTGTCAGCATGCTCCGTTTCCCCATCGACTTGAATTCTGAAAGTAGCGTTGCCTGTGTGATTCAACATCCAGCTTTCACTGAGCCTAGCACAACTGTTATAAATTTACAGACATTTG TTTCTCCAAACATATCCATGGAAGTAGCCCTCActgaaaaagaaggaaaagcagTCTTTGAGGTCATCTGTAGTGCAAAAGGAGGAAGGCCTCATCCGTCAATCACTTGGATTCAACCTGAATCTGCAGACACATCATGCTCTGCTAATTTTGTAAACTTTGAACTGGTTTCTAGTTCTCAGTGCTTTCCATTAGATGTTTATGAGGGGAAAAACATCACCTGTGTATTTGGATACTCTCTTCTTGCTGCCTTGGAGAAAACCATTACACTGCCAACATACT ATCTCACCACTCTTCATCTGACAAATAGCAGTATTAGGATGGACCATTTGAACAACTCTAATTTGCTGATATTAAAAGAGGAGGACGGTGACATTAGAGTCGGCATTGAAGTGTTAGGAAATGTCCCAAGATATGAAATTAATTGCACAAA GGATGGTGAACCTCTCTCAGAGTATGGGTATGTGGATAGTATTGGTCTCATGATAAGAGGCCCAGTTAGGGCAAACCATGCAGGCATATACCAGTGCCAAGCCTTCTACTACAAACATACAGCTTCTTTACAGTTTGAGATAGATGTGAAGACCAAATTCAGAGAACCAG CTCCTATAAAAGTGACACTGACATCCAACACATCTTGGGAGAATGGATTTGAGTATAGCGAGCTGAAATGCATGGCAGATAATGTGTCTCCTGATGCTAAAATCACTTGGGAAACAGGAAACTGCAGCAATGGAATCAGTGCCTCTAAGCATGGAAATGTTGTATTTGGAAGTCAGCAGGACAATGGTGTGGTTTGGAGCACAGTATGGCTCCCAATTTATTCCTATGCAGGATGCACAGTAATTTGTGAGGTTCTTTACCATTCATCGTTAGAGAAACCGGTACAAAAGAGCATCGATATCCCTTTAATAG AACCACCCAGAAGTCATGTGAACGTCAGTTTGCAGAGAGACTCCACACACTGGACTGCTGTGTGCAAAAGTGTTGAAGCCATTGCCAACATCTCCTGGGTCATTTCTGATACCAATATAACTGCTCTACCGTTggtcataaataaaacaatagagGGCAATAAGGTGCTACTCACATGCATTTATAAATTTAATCTGAAGCAGCATGAAGGAAAATTCTTGACATGTGTAATCCAAAATGTGTACGGGGAAATACGGAGAACCATACATGTCCCACATTTTG TTATCTCATCTATTGTGGTTTGTAACAAAACAATTCCACATGCCAAACATACTGGCTTGCACAGAGTGGCTATACAGGAAAATGTTTCCAATCAGAGGATAATTTTTAGAGTTAATGGGAATGCATCATCATTatctaatataaaatgtttcag GTCCAATGGACTTTCTGCACAAACTCAGGGTATGGCCCTGGTTTTTCCCCAGCAAGTGTCAGAGAGTGATGCTGGTTTGTATACATGCTTTTCATCATGGTCCAATCACAATGCCACAGTCACTGTTCTGGTGGAGGTAACCAGCCAGGAAATACACAGCA gCATAGTGATGCTTATCCTGATCTGCTTTTCCTCTGCTGTTGCAATCACCCTTATATTGATGGTTGTACTCTGCATATTCTG caaaagaaataaagaggtgCAATGTTCAAATcag gACTGGAAGAAACGCGAGTCCCTGGCTGCCTTGATGCAGGACCAACGCTCACCAGAAGTCAAGAAAGCCAAAGGGCAAGGGCAAGAGTATGCAGAGTTAGTGCACTACTCCATAGTGATTGATGTGAAAAGCATGGTGTGA